A genomic stretch from Komagataeibacter xylinus includes:
- the rsfS gene encoding ribosome silencing factor encodes MGSAVQVPGTPRKKAAVAGPTPAETREPDPRVEQFLEIITTSLEDDKAEDIVVIDLTGRASFADRMVIATGLADRQIAAMAAHIDRKLGEAGLKRVRTEGATGSDWVLLDAGDIVVHLFKAEARALYGLERMWGDDLDVPPEAPAGPVA; translated from the coding sequence CTGGGCAGTGCCGTGCAGGTGCCGGGCACGCCGCGCAAGAAGGCTGCCGTGGCAGGCCCAACCCCTGCTGAAACGCGTGAGCCTGACCCGCGCGTGGAGCAGTTTCTGGAGATCATCACCACCAGTCTTGAAGATGACAAGGCTGAGGATATCGTGGTGATCGATCTGACAGGCCGCGCCTCCTTTGCTGACCGCATGGTGATCGCCACCGGCCTTGCCGACCGGCAGATTGCTGCCATGGCCGCGCATATCGACCGCAAGCTTGGCGAGGCCGGGCTCAAGCGCGTGCGCACGGAAGGGGCAACCGGCTCCGACTGGGTGCTGCTTGATGCAGGCGATATCGTGGTGCATCTGTTCAAGGCTGAAGCCCGTGCGCTTTATGGGCTGGAGCGTATGTGGGGCGATGACCTCGACGTGCCGCCGGA
- a CDS encoding nicotinate-nucleotide adenylyltransferase, whose product MAPVIPTHGDGRRMRVGLLGGSFNPMHEGHVQLACRALRQLGLDQVWFLVSPGNPLKPVAGMAPLAQRLAGVRARIDGVSGRRLVATDIESRIGTRYTVDTLARLRQLFPQVHFVWLMGADGLAQMNRWRRWRDIVRMTPFAVLPRPGYNPAALHGQIARRLARWRLPARRAGTLATCMPPAWVFLPAPQNAISATEIRASQAAHGRRRE is encoded by the coding sequence ATGGCGCCTGTAATCCCGACCCATGGGGACGGGCGGCGCATGCGCGTGGGCCTGCTCGGTGGCTCGTTCAACCCGATGCATGAAGGCCATGTGCAGCTTGCCTGCCGGGCGTTGCGGCAACTGGGGCTGGATCAGGTATGGTTCCTTGTCTCGCCGGGCAATCCGCTCAAGCCGGTGGCGGGCATGGCTCCCCTGGCGCAGCGGCTGGCAGGGGTGCGGGCGCGCATTGATGGTGTTTCGGGCAGGCGGCTGGTGGCCACCGATATCGAAAGCCGCATTGGCACCCGCTATACGGTCGATACGCTGGCGCGGCTCCGGCAGCTTTTTCCGCAGGTGCATTTCGTCTGGCTGATGGGGGCGGATGGGCTGGCGCAGATGAACCGGTGGCGACGGTGGCGCGATATCGTGCGTATGACCCCCTTCGCCGTATTGCCGCGCCCTGGCTATAATCCTGCCGCATTGCACGGCCAGATTGCCCGCAGGCTTGCGCGCTGGCGGCTGCCTGCGCGCAGGGCGGGAACGCTGGCAACATGCATGCCGCCCGCATGGGTCTTTCTTCCCGCGCCGCAGAACGCTATATCAGCTACAGAAATACGTGCATCGCAGGCCGCGCATGGCCGCCGACGGGAGTAA